One Nostoc sp. UHCC 0302 DNA window includes the following coding sequences:
- a CDS encoding SDR family oxidoreductase, translated as MSQKLSEKVTLITGGTSGIGLATAKRFVAEGAYVFITGRRQHELDAAVKEIGKNVTGVQSDASNLTDLDSLFATIEQEKGRLDVIFANAGGGGIAPLGSITEEHFDKTFNTNVKGLLFTVQKALPLLPEGASIVLNASTTSIKGTPAFSVYSATKAAVRSFARNWTLDLKERKIRVNAISPGVVPTPGYNLMGLSEEQVQGFVAMQANTIPLGRVGTPDEIAKAVVFLASDDSSFVNGIELFVDGGMAQI; from the coding sequence ATGTCACAGAAGCTTTCAGAAAAAGTCACGCTGATTACAGGTGGCACTAGCGGCATCGGTCTTGCTACTGCAAAGCGATTCGTCGCCGAAGGTGCATATGTCTTCATCACCGGTCGCCGTCAGCATGAACTTGATGCTGCCGTCAAAGAGATCGGCAAAAACGTCACTGGCGTTCAGAGTGATGCCTCGAATCTTACAGACCTTGATAGCCTTTTCGCTACGATTGAGCAAGAAAAAGGTCGCCTTGATGTTATCTTCGCCAATGCTGGAGGTGGGGGAATTGCCCCGCTTGGATCAATCACTGAGGAACACTTTGACAAAACATTCAACACTAATGTTAAAGGTCTGCTTTTCACAGTACAGAAGGCATTGCCTTTGTTGCCAGAAGGGGCTTCGATTGTCCTAAATGCTTCGACTACTTCTATCAAGGGTACTCCAGCATTCAGCGTTTACAGCGCCACCAAAGCTGCCGTGCGCTCGTTTGCACGTAACTGGACACTCGACCTCAAAGAGCGCAAGATTCGTGTCAACGCTATCAGCCCTGGCGTGGTTCCTACTCCTGGCTACAACCTGATGGGACTGAGTGAGGAGCAGGTACAGGGATTTGTGGCAATGCAGGCTAACACCATCCCGCTCGGACGAGTGGGTACGCCAGACGAGATTGCTAAAGCTGTCGTCTTTCTTGCATCTGATGACAGCAGCTTTGTCAACGGCATCGAACTCTTCGTTGATGGGGGCATGGCGCAGATTTAA
- a CDS encoding 3-oxoacyl-ACP reductase family protein produces the protein MAKTLAGKVALVTGGSRGLGAAIALRLAQDGAAVALTYTSSPQKADEVVRVIEAAGGSSLAIRADSADVEAIKHAVTETVKTFSRLDILVNNAGVATLAPIEQFSMDEFDRLIAVNVKGVFVATQEAIRHMGEGGRIIMIGSVNSDSTPFAGLSVYALTKGAIASFTRGLARDLGPRGITVNNIQPGPIDTDLNPADGPFADGLKKIIALGRYGQSDEVAGMVSYLASPEAAFITGASLKIDGGFTA, from the coding sequence ATGGCAAAAACACTTGCAGGTAAAGTTGCATTGGTTACGGGCGGTTCACGCGGTCTAGGGGCGGCGATCGCCCTTCGTCTCGCCCAGGATGGTGCAGCAGTTGCTCTCACCTATACCAGTTCACCCCAAAAAGCTGACGAGGTTGTACGCGTCATTGAAGCGGCAGGTGGAAGCTCCTTGGCAATCCGCGCTGACAGTGCCGATGTTGAAGCGATAAAACACGCTGTTACTGAGACAGTAAAAACCTTTAGTCGTCTCGACATCCTCGTCAATAATGCGGGGGTTGCCACTTTAGCTCCAATCGAGCAGTTCTCAATGGATGAGTTTGACCGACTCATTGCGGTGAACGTCAAGGGCGTTTTCGTAGCAACTCAGGAGGCGATTCGCCATATGGGTGAGGGTGGACGGATTATCATGATCGGCAGCGTTAATAGTGATTCTACCCCTTTTGCTGGTCTCTCGGTTTATGCGTTGACGAAAGGGGCAATCGCCAGCTTTACACGCGGTCTTGCCCGCGATCTTGGCCCTCGCGGCATCACAGTCAACAACATTCAACCCGGCCCGATTGACACTGATCTGAACCCAGCAGATGGGCCATTTGCTGATGGATTGAAAAAGATAATTGCCCTCGGTCGCTACGGACAGAGCGATGAAGTTGCTGGCATGGTTTCCTATCTCGCTAGTCCGGAAGCCGCCTTTATCACTGGCGCCAGCCTGAAGATTGATGGTGGCTTTACAGCTTGA